One genomic segment of Eikenella corrodens includes these proteins:
- a CDS encoding S49 family peptidase yields the protein MKHIIHRNSEPNSGNWERDTLEKLLLEAYREQRRARIWKLIFRLLLIAFLALYLFAIFGNIGSLNPAAAGPHTAVIRLEGAITAGENQAGKLRQGLEAAYKNKQVRGIIIRANSPGGSPVVSGVAYREIRRLRAEHPGIPVYVVAEDMCASGCYYIAAAADKIYADQSSIVGSIGVVGSSFDLTGLMHNMGIQRRQRTAGSNKGMGDPFSPETPEQTAIWQGMLDDIHQQFIKAVRDGRGKRLNEADNPDLFSGRVYTGNEALKTGLIDGLGDIYSVSRDIIKAPELVDYTPADDISRLFSKGVGASVRQGLQEVVQEQPW from the coding sequence ATGAAACACATCATCCACCGCAATAGCGAGCCAAACAGCGGCAACTGGGAGCGCGACACGCTGGAAAAACTCCTGCTCGAAGCCTACCGCGAGCAGCGCCGAGCCCGTATTTGGAAGCTCATTTTCCGCCTGTTGCTCATCGCCTTTCTGGCCCTCTATCTGTTTGCCATTTTCGGCAATATAGGCAGCCTTAATCCCGCCGCTGCCGGGCCGCATACCGCCGTAATCCGCTTAGAAGGCGCGATTACCGCCGGCGAAAACCAGGCCGGCAAACTGCGCCAAGGCCTGGAAGCTGCCTATAAAAACAAACAGGTGCGCGGCATCATTATCCGCGCCAACAGCCCCGGCGGCTCGCCCGTGGTATCCGGCGTGGCCTACCGCGAAATCCGCCGCCTGCGCGCCGAGCACCCCGGCATCCCTGTGTATGTGGTAGCCGAAGATATGTGCGCCTCCGGCTGCTACTACATCGCCGCCGCTGCCGATAAAATCTATGCCGACCAATCCAGCATCGTCGGCAGCATCGGCGTGGTCGGCAGCAGCTTCGACCTCACCGGCCTGATGCACAATATGGGCATCCAACGCCGCCAGCGCACCGCCGGCAGCAACAAAGGCATGGGCGACCCCTTCAGCCCGGAAACCCCCGAGCAAACCGCTATCTGGCAAGGCATGCTGGACGACATCCATCAGCAGTTCATCAAAGCCGTGCGCGACGGGCGCGGCAAACGCTTGAACGAAGCGGATAATCCCGACCTGTTCAGCGGCCGCGTGTACACCGGCAACGAAGCGCTCAAAACCGGCCTCATTGACGGCCTGGGCGATATCTACAGCGTATCGCGCGACATCATCAAAGCCCCCGAGCTGGTGGACTACACCCCCGCCGACGACATCAGCCGCCTGTTCAGCAAAGGCGTAGGCGCCAGCGTGCGCCAAGGCTTGCAAGAAGTGGTACAGGAACAGCCGTGGTAG
- the aroQ gene encoding type II 3-dehydroquinate dehydratase: MKPAILVMHGPNLNLLGQREPEIYGRTTLADINAGLQACAEAAGFAFEAVQSNAEAVLIERAQAAMADHTAFIIINPAAYTHTSVALRDALAAAGKPFIEVHLSNVHARELFRRHSYFSDLAQGVICGLGAHGYSAALDFAIEYLQQKQAG, from the coding sequence ATGAAACCCGCCATCCTCGTTATGCACGGCCCCAACCTCAATCTTTTGGGGCAGCGCGAACCGGAAATCTACGGCCGCACCACCCTTGCCGACATCAATGCCGGCCTGCAGGCGTGCGCCGAAGCTGCCGGTTTTGCCTTTGAAGCCGTGCAGAGCAATGCCGAAGCCGTGCTGATTGAGCGTGCCCAGGCGGCCATGGCCGACCATACCGCCTTTATCATCATCAACCCGGCAGCCTACACCCACACCAGCGTCGCCCTGCGCGATGCGCTTGCTGCCGCCGGCAAACCCTTTATCGAAGTCCACCTCTCCAACGTGCACGCCCGCGAGCTCTTCCGCCGCCATTCCTATTTTTCTGATTTGGCGCAGGGCGTGATTTGCGGGCTGGGTGCACACGGCTACTCCGCCGCGCTGGATTTCGCCATTGAATACTTGCAACAAAAACAGGCCGGCTAA
- a CDS encoding YdcH family protein → MFPEYRDLISQLKQSDKRFARLFDEHNELDEKIANMVKNPVTGNLDEVEVLKKQKLHLKDQLYQILKQHDKK, encoded by the coding sequence ATGTTCCCAGAATATCGCGACCTCATCAGCCAGCTCAAACAATCTGACAAACGCTTTGCCCGCCTGTTTGACGAACACAATGAGCTGGACGAAAAAATCGCCAATATGGTCAAAAATCCGGTTACCGGCAATTTGGACGAAGTGGAAGTGCTGAAAAAACAGAAGCTGCATTTGAAAGACCAGCTCTATCAAATCCTGAAACAGCACGACAAAAAATAA
- a CDS encoding DUF6585 family protein codes for MRHRKLGRQLATFRHTLTWTFLATIIFLLLMFILNAGIGKDIRASGDPANAVGWFNILFIAWYGIYVVGQFRSRLTLYEHGFILQTLFKEHVVVYREIRGIQSKFSQIESPGSFMHARIDTPQGRVLLKNNWKPRRDFYNFIAQFLFQDDEDDVIFH; via the coding sequence ATGCGCCACCGCAAACTAGGCCGGCAGCTCGCCACCTTCCGCCACACCCTCACTTGGACCTTCCTCGCCACCATTATCTTCCTGCTCCTGATGTTTATCTTGAATGCGGGCATAGGCAAAGACATCCGCGCCTCAGGCGACCCTGCCAATGCTGTGGGCTGGTTTAACATATTGTTCATCGCTTGGTACGGCATTTATGTAGTGGGGCAGTTCAGATCGCGCCTCACGCTGTACGAACATGGCTTTATCCTGCAAACCCTGTTTAAAGAACACGTTGTGGTGTATCGGGAAATTCGCGGCATTCAATCTAAATTCTCGCAAATCGAATCACCCGGCTCGTTTATGCACGCCCGCATCGATACGCCGCAAGGCCGCGTGCTGCTGAAAAACAACTGGAAGCCACGTAGAGATTTCTACAATTTCATCGCGCAATTCCTGTTTCAGGATGATGAAGACGACGTCATCTTCCACTAA
- the accB gene encoding acetyl-CoA carboxylase biotin carboxyl carrier protein: MDLRKLKKLIDLVEESGIAEIEVTEGEEKVRITRSLAAPQPVYAAAPAVAAAPAPAAAAAAPVAAAGAPAAPARDLSKAQTSPMVGTFYRAPGPNAPVFVEVGQSVNAGDTLCIIEAMKLMNEIEAERSGVVKEILVENGQPVEFGEPLFIIE; encoded by the coding sequence ATGGATTTACGCAAACTCAAAAAACTCATCGACTTGGTGGAAGAATCCGGCATTGCTGAGATTGAAGTAACCGAAGGTGAAGAAAAAGTGCGCATCACCCGCTCGCTGGCCGCGCCGCAGCCCGTGTATGCCGCTGCGCCTGCCGTGGCTGCCGCTCCGGCTCCCGCCGCGGCCGCTGCCGCACCCGTTGCAGCCGCAGGCGCGCCTGCCGCCCCCGCCCGTGATTTGAGCAAAGCGCAAACCTCTCCTATGGTAGGCACTTTCTACCGTGCCCCCGGCCCGAACGCGCCGGTGTTTGTGGAAGTGGGCCAGAGCGTGAACGCCGGCGACACCTTGTGCATCATCGAAGCCATGAAGCTGATGAACGAAATCGAAGCCGAACGCAGCGGCGTGGTGAAAGAAATTCTGGTGGAAAACGGCCAGCCGGTAGAGTTTGGCGAGCCGCTGTTTATCATCGAATAA
- a CDS encoding DUF4189 domain-containing protein → MFPQPFSLKRLLPWAAVLLLAGCATTIRPTDTLRWRGKDISDFVAERAHRMPDIVRRNCVKNNEVRNLYAWRIDLYEIRQAYVGQSGNVHYYQNYRHYNDYEYRIVVTKPDGTILSVRDTAFGNADKEYGCEEYREELKPQNRPQAADRARTTRGAANQANTPAKPRVWRAIAMNENNAEVIYPSAAHPTEEAAKADALRQCQRASGNQCGVWQRFSNMCFGMSVGQKNGRLTHFPAVSLDAQHADYAAIQNCRSSGGTQCDLFKHSVCALPCDITKNGCYFDQPLLGSYGHFNGQVKPVGLDKPDEELDESILRIIMRHPR, encoded by the coding sequence GTGTTCCCCCAACCTTTTTCCCTGAAACGGTTGCTGCCTTGGGCGGCTGTTTTATTGCTGGCCGGCTGCGCCACCACCATCCGCCCGACCGACACCCTGCGCTGGCGCGGCAAAGACATCAGCGATTTTGTTGCCGAACGCGCCCATCGCATGCCCGATATCGTGCGCCGCAACTGCGTGAAAAATAATGAAGTGCGCAACCTCTATGCCTGGCGTATTGATCTCTACGAAATCCGTCAGGCCTATGTAGGCCAATCCGGCAATGTGCATTATTACCAAAACTACCGCCATTACAACGACTACGAATACCGCATCGTGGTAACTAAGCCAGACGGCACCATCCTTTCAGTGCGCGATACCGCTTTTGGCAATGCCGATAAAGAATACGGCTGTGAAGAATACCGCGAAGAGCTCAAGCCGCAAAACAGACCGCAGGCCGCTGATAGGGCGAGAACCACCCGTGGCGCAGCCAATCAAGCCAACACGCCGGCCAAGCCCCGCGTGTGGCGCGCCATTGCCATGAATGAAAACAACGCCGAAGTCATCTACCCATCCGCCGCCCACCCCACCGAAGAAGCCGCCAAAGCCGATGCGCTGCGCCAATGCCAACGCGCTTCCGGCAATCAATGCGGCGTGTGGCAGCGGTTTAGCAATATGTGTTTCGGTATGTCGGTGGGGCAGAAAAACGGCCGGCTCACCCATTTTCCTGCTGTTAGCCTAGATGCCCAGCATGCCGACTATGCCGCTATCCAAAACTGCCGCAGCAGCGGCGGCACGCAATGCGATCTGTTTAAACACAGCGTTTGCGCCCTGCCTTGCGACATCACCAAAAACGGCTGCTATTTCGATCAGCCGCTCTTGGGCAGCTATGGCCATTTCAACGGCCAAGTGAAGCCGGTGGGCTTGGATAAGCCGGATGAAGAATTAGACGAAAGCATCCTGCGCATCATCATGCGTCATCCGCGCTAG
- the trpB gene encoding tryptophan synthase subunit beta gives MQNYQAPDEKGFFGEHGGVYVAETLIPALQELAAAYQAAKNDPVFWEAFRHDLKHYVGRPSPVYHAARLSEHLGGAQIWLKREDLNHTGAHKVNNTIGQALLARRMGKKRVIAETGAGQHGVASATVAARFGMECHVYMGADDIIRQAPNVFRMKLLGANVISVDSGSRTLKDAMNEAMREWVARVDDTFYIIGTAAGPAPYPEMVRDFQCVIGNEAKAQMQEAIGRQPDVAVACVGGGSNAIGLFHPYISEENVRLVGVEAGGLGVDTPDHAAPITSKAPIGVLHGFRSYLMQDENGQVLGTHSVSAGLDYPGIGPEHSHLADIGRVEYHAANDDAALEAFDLLCRFEGIIPALESSHAVAWAVENAPKMGKDQVILVNLSGRGDKDINTVAKLKGIEL, from the coding sequence ATGCAAAACTACCAAGCCCCAGACGAGAAGGGCTTTTTCGGCGAACACGGCGGCGTGTACGTTGCCGAAACCCTGATTCCCGCCCTGCAAGAATTGGCAGCGGCCTACCAAGCCGCGAAAAACGATCCCGTGTTTTGGGAAGCGTTCCGCCACGATTTGAAGCATTATGTCGGCCGCCCCAGCCCCGTTTACCATGCCGCGCGATTGTCCGAGCATCTGGGCGGCGCGCAAATCTGGTTGAAGCGTGAAGACTTGAACCACACCGGCGCGCACAAGGTCAACAACACCATCGGTCAGGCACTGCTCGCCCGCCGCATGGGCAAAAAACGCGTCATCGCCGAAACCGGCGCGGGGCAGCACGGCGTGGCTTCTGCCACCGTCGCCGCACGCTTCGGCATGGAATGCCATGTTTACATGGGCGCGGACGACATCATCCGCCAAGCGCCGAACGTGTTCCGCATGAAATTGTTGGGCGCGAACGTGATCAGCGTCGACAGCGGCAGCCGCACGCTGAAAGACGCGATGAACGAAGCCATGCGCGAATGGGTTGCCCGCGTGGACGACACGTTCTACATCATCGGCACCGCCGCCGGCCCCGCGCCGTATCCCGAAATGGTGCGCGATTTCCAATGCGTTATCGGCAACGAAGCCAAAGCGCAGATGCAGGAAGCCATCGGCAGACAGCCCGACGTCGCCGTTGCCTGCGTCGGCGGCGGCTCGAACGCCATCGGCCTGTTCCACCCGTATATCAGCGAAGAAAACGTGCGCCTCGTCGGCGTGGAAGCCGGCGGTTTGGGCGTGGACACCCCCGACCACGCCGCGCCGATTACCAGCAAAGCCCCCATCGGCGTATTGCACGGCTTCCGCAGCTACCTGATGCAGGACGAAAACGGCCAAGTCTTGGGTACGCACTCCGTGTCCGCAGGGCTGGACTACCCCGGCATCGGTCCGGAACACAGCCATTTGGCCGACATCGGCCGTGTGGAATACCATGCGGCGAATGACGATGCCGCGCTGGAAGCGTTTGATTTGCTGTGCCGTTTTGAAGGCATCATCCCCGCGCTGGAATCCAGCCACGCCGTGGCTTGGGCGGTGGAAAACGCACCGAAGATGGGCAAAGACCAAGTGATTCTGGTGAACCTGTCGGGGCGCGGCGACAAAGACATCAATACTGTGGCGAAGTTGAAAGGGATTGAGTTGTAA
- a CDS encoding DMT family transporter, whose translation MRFRIWQANGLPHPYVMLFLAPAFWATSNVAGKLGKAWLSPYEFTFWRWVLAALLLSWLFRARIREDLPVLKPRALWLLLVGGSGFALFNIVLYSAFARGAAVVNVSIITALIPVMVLLAEVLFWRTRAHWLQWLGVGLSFAGVVWVVGRGNPAALLETGLSQGDALALVISLIYAGYSLALRAAPKVHWASLLWAMCVAAVGVSAPFYVWEGVEKGFRMPPWQAWLLLLYVAVFIAILSKLFYMESVIAIGAGRAALTMNLLPVFGALVGAAAFPDERLGGYVLTALILVAAGIAASEWVAARKRALESAE comes from the coding sequence ATGCGTTTCCGTATTTGGCAGGCAAACGGCCTGCCGCACCCTTATGTGATGCTGTTTTTGGCACCGGCGTTCTGGGCCACGAGCAATGTGGCGGGCAAGCTGGGCAAAGCTTGGCTTTCGCCTTATGAGTTTACGTTTTGGCGCTGGGTGCTGGCGGCTTTGCTGCTTTCGTGGCTGTTCCGCGCGCGGATTCGGGAGGATTTGCCTGTGCTCAAACCGCGTGCGTTGTGGCTATTGTTGGTGGGCGGTAGCGGGTTTGCGCTGTTTAATATCGTGCTCTACAGCGCGTTTGCACGCGGGGCGGCGGTGGTGAATGTGTCGATTATCACGGCGCTGATTCCGGTGATGGTGTTGCTCGCGGAGGTGCTGTTTTGGCGCACGCGGGCGCATTGGCTGCAATGGCTGGGGGTGGGGCTGTCGTTTGCGGGCGTGGTATGGGTGGTGGGCCGGGGCAATCCGGCCGCGCTGCTGGAAACAGGTTTGTCGCAAGGGGATGCGCTGGCGTTGGTGATTTCTTTGATTTATGCCGGCTATTCGCTGGCGCTGCGCGCTGCGCCGAAGGTGCATTGGGCAAGCCTGCTGTGGGCTATGTGTGTGGCGGCGGTGGGGGTGAGTGCACCGTTTTATGTGTGGGAAGGGGTGGAGAAAGGCTTTCGAATGCCGCCGTGGCAGGCTTGGCTGCTGCTGCTTTATGTTGCTGTGTTTATTGCGATTTTGTCCAAGCTGTTTTATATGGAAAGCGTGATTGCGATTGGCGCGGGGCGGGCGGCGCTCACAATGAACCTGCTGCCGGTGTTCGGCGCGCTGGTGGGCGCGGCGGCCTTTCCAGACGAGCGCTTGGGCGGCTATGTGCTCACGGCCTTAATCTTGGTGGCGGCGGGAATTGCGGCTTCGGAATGGGTCGCGGCGAGAAAACGGGCTTTGGAAAGCGCGGAATAA
- the accC gene encoding acetyl-CoA carboxylase biotin carboxylase subunit, with protein sequence MLKKVLIANRGEIALRVLRACREMGIATVAVHSTADNDSLHVKLADESVCIGPAPSAQSYLHIPSIIAAAEVTGADAIHPGYGFLAENDRFAEQVEESGFIFIGPRADTIRLMGDKVSAKKAMLESGVPCVPGSDGALPDDPDEILKTAERVGYPVIIKASGGGGGRGMRVVEKREDLIKAVEMTKAEAEAAFGNPMVYMERFLQRPRHVEVQVLADEHGNAIYLGERDCSMQRRHQKVIEEAPAPGITAKEREKIGKACVAACKRIGYRGAGTFEFLYEDGEFFFIEMNTRVQVEHPVTELITGIDIVQEQLRIAAGLPLQYKQKDVVIQGHAFECRINAEDPYSFIPSPGCITSCHLPGGFGVRVDSHIYQGYRIPPNYDSLIGKICVYGNDREQAIAKMRVALSELTVSGIKTNAPLHDDLFRDPGFAKGGVSIHYLEHWLEERKAQLQAEKQAGK encoded by the coding sequence ATGCTGAAAAAAGTCCTCATCGCCAACCGTGGCGAAATCGCCCTGCGCGTATTGCGCGCCTGCCGCGAAATGGGCATCGCCACCGTGGCCGTGCATTCCACTGCCGACAACGACAGCCTGCACGTTAAGCTGGCCGACGAATCCGTCTGCATCGGCCCCGCCCCCTCTGCGCAGAGCTATCTGCACATTCCCTCCATCATCGCCGCCGCCGAAGTAACCGGCGCCGATGCCATCCATCCCGGCTACGGTTTCCTGGCCGAAAACGACCGCTTTGCCGAGCAGGTGGAGGAATCCGGCTTCATCTTCATCGGCCCGCGTGCCGACACCATCCGCCTGATGGGCGATAAAGTGTCTGCCAAAAAAGCCATGCTCGAATCCGGCGTGCCCTGCGTGCCCGGCTCGGACGGCGCACTTCCCGACGATCCCGACGAAATCCTGAAAACCGCCGAACGCGTGGGCTACCCCGTGATCATCAAAGCTTCCGGCGGCGGCGGCGGGCGCGGCATGCGCGTGGTGGAAAAACGCGAAGACCTGATTAAGGCCGTGGAAATGACCAAGGCCGAAGCCGAAGCCGCCTTCGGCAATCCGATGGTGTATATGGAACGCTTCCTTCAACGCCCGCGCCATGTGGAAGTGCAGGTGCTGGCCGACGAGCACGGCAACGCCATTTATCTGGGCGAGCGCGACTGCTCCATGCAGCGCCGCCACCAAAAAGTAATCGAAGAAGCACCCGCACCCGGCATCACCGCCAAAGAGCGCGAGAAAATCGGCAAAGCCTGCGTGGCCGCCTGCAAACGCATCGGCTACCGTGGCGCCGGCACATTTGAATTTCTGTATGAAGACGGTGAATTTTTCTTCATCGAAATGAACACCCGCGTGCAGGTGGAACACCCCGTAACCGAGCTGATTACCGGCATCGACATCGTGCAGGAACAGCTGCGCATCGCCGCCGGGCTGCCGCTGCAATACAAGCAAAAAGACGTGGTGATCCAAGGCCATGCCTTCGAATGCCGCATCAACGCCGAAGACCCCTACAGCTTCATCCCCAGCCCGGGCTGCATCACCAGCTGCCATCTGCCCGGCGGCTTCGGCGTGCGCGTGGACAGCCACATCTACCAGGGTTACCGCATCCCGCCGAACTACGACAGCCTCATCGGCAAAATCTGCGTGTATGGCAACGATCGCGAGCAGGCCATCGCCAAAATGCGCGTTGCCCTCTCCGAGCTCACCGTGAGCGGCATCAAAACCAATGCCCCGCTGCACGACGACCTGTTCCGCGACCCCGGCTTCGCCAAAGGCGGCGTGAGCATCCATTATCTGGAGCACTGGCTGGAAGAGCGCAAAGCCCAGCTGCAAGCTGAGAAGCAGGCTGGAAAATAG